The genomic interval TAGGTTATACTGGCGGAGACAGAGACCCCTTGGGGTGACGGCGAAGACAGGAGGGACAATGACCGCGTGTCCAAACCGCACAACGAGTGGAAAGAAGCCCGTGAGCGGAAGGGATTGACACTGGAGGACATACAGGAAAAAACCAAAATTCAGCTTCGGTATCTCCAAGCGATCGAAGACGGCGATTTCGGGAAACTGCCGAGCATGTTTTACGCCAAAACGTATATTCGGGCTTATGCCGCATGTATCGGTGTCAATCCGACCGCGTTGTTGCGCCAGTATGAAGAAGCAATGGGAGTTGACGGGGAAGTGGAAGATTCGTCTCGACAGGAAGAACGGGTGAGGCTCAGCCGTACCCAGCGGTATGCTGAACAAAAAGCAAAAGCAAAAAGAAAAAGGTTTGAGTGGAAACCGAAAGATTGGAAACCGAAAGCGTTGATGACCAAATGGCATGTGTGGGTGATTCTGGGCGTGCTGCTGTTGGCGATTCCGTTGACGATCCTGTTTCTTCAGAGTGAAGACGGAAGCAATGCCACAACCGGGGGATTGCCCACAAACTCCATCGACAGCGTCAAGCGGCCTGACACCGGCGGTTCTCAGGCCGTGGTACAGCTGGTGAAGCCGTCGGAGTCCAACTATTACGGGGATGTGTATCGCATTGAAAAAGCCTCTGAAGTGATCGTCACCATCAAAGCGAAAAAAGCAACCAAATTCCGTGCACGAGGCGGAGGCCCGACCAAACCGGTCATGTCCCAGATGGTGTTGCAGGAAGGGGAAACCAAGGTGCTGAAACACCCCCATTGGATTTCCCTTAAAGTATGGATCCCCAAAAATGTGGTGATCGACGTCAACGGCTACACGGTTGACACGCAAGGTTTCAAAACGGAACACACGTATCAATTTCAGCTGGCTCGCTGAGCGCCCGTCTTGGAGCAAAAGGGGATTTCCCCTTTTGCTCTTTTTTGACAGCCTTGAATTTGATCGTTTATACTTACGAAAGGATGAACGAGACGCTGGGGAGAACAAGGCAACCGATCACATTTTTCTTACAACTGACACCATCATGGAGGAACTCACTTCATGGCGGAATCGTCGGAAACCGGTGATCCCACTTCGGTTTATCCGTAATTGTTCCCGTGCGCGAACAAAAGTGACGTTGGATTTCCCGGAGATCGGCGATACTGCATACAAAGGAAGCTTTTCCCTTGATTACCCGTTTTTGCGATCTAGATCTCGCGGGGGAGGTTCACTGACGTGAATTTGGCAAATAAAATTACCCTGGCGCGGATATTTCTGGTTCCGGTTGTAATGATTTTTTTGCTGGTCCGGCTGAATTTGGGCGTGATTCGATTCGGCGGCGGGGAGATCACGATTAGTGAAATCATTGCAGCCGTTATTTTCATCTTGGCGGCGATTACCGACGGCTTGGACGGATATATCGCACGAAAAAAGAAACTGGTGACCAATTTGGGGAAATTTTTAGATCCGCTGGCGGACAAACTGCTGATTTCCGCGGCATTGATTTCCTTGGTGGAAATGCAGCGTTTGGAGGCATGGATCGCGATTGTCATCATCAGCCGGGAGTTTGCCGTCACGGGACTGCGGTTGGTGGCGGCGGCGGAAGGTCAGGTCATCGCGGCCAGTGTGCTGGGGAAATTGAAAACCATCGTGCAGATCGTTGCGATCGTGGTGTTGATCGTCAACAATTTCCCGTTTTCCACCATCGCGTTCCCTTTTGACGAGATTATCACCTGGGTGGCGGTGATCATCACCTTGCTGTCGGGAATTGATTATTTCTCCAAAAACTATCAGGTGATTCGCTTCTCCAAAAGCCGTTGACAAAAGAGAAAGGAAGAGGAGTATTGCGCGCCGAAATCATCGCAGTGGGAACGGAGCTGTTGTTGGGACATACCCTGAATACACATGCCTCGTATTTGTCCCGGGAGTGTTCGGAGCTGGGGATCGGCGTTTATTACCATATCACTGTGGGAGACAATCGTGACCGGTTGAAAGAGGTGATCCGGACAGCGCGTGAGCGTTCGGACCT from Polycladomyces zharkentensis carries:
- a CDS encoding helix-turn-helix domain-containing protein — translated: MSKPHNEWKEARERKGLTLEDIQEKTKIQLRYLQAIEDGDFGKLPSMFYAKTYIRAYAACIGVNPTALLRQYEEAMGVDGEVEDSSRQEERVRLSRTQRYAEQKAKAKRKRFEWKPKDWKPKALMTKWHVWVILGVLLLAIPLTILFLQSEDGSNATTGGLPTNSIDSVKRPDTGGSQAVVQLVKPSESNYYGDVYRIEKASEVIVTIKAKKATKFRARGGGPTKPVMSQMVLQEGETKVLKHPHWISLKVWIPKNVVIDVNGYTVDTQGFKTEHTYQFQLAR
- the pgsA gene encoding CDP-diacylglycerol--glycerol-3-phosphate 3-phosphatidyltransferase; its protein translation is MNLANKITLARIFLVPVVMIFLLVRLNLGVIRFGGGEITISEIIAAVIFILAAITDGLDGYIARKKKLVTNLGKFLDPLADKLLISAALISLVEMQRLEAWIAIVIISREFAVTGLRLVAAAEGQVIAASVLGKLKTIVQIVAIVVLIVNNFPFSTIAFPFDEIITWVAVIITLLSGIDYFSKNYQVIRFSKSR